In Vigna unguiculata cultivar IT97K-499-35 chromosome 3, ASM411807v1, whole genome shotgun sequence, a single genomic region encodes these proteins:
- the LOC114177216 gene encoding cytochrome P450 71D8-like: MEVQSSLAIIIFFSLSLLLLAKNYKQKGLRKMPPGPWKLPIIGNLHQLAVAGTLPHRALGKLAQKYGPLMHLQLGEISAVIVSSPNTAKKIMKTHDLAFAQRLKFLASDIMGYGSADIAFAPYGDYWRQMRKLCTLELLSAKKVQSFFHIREEEVAKLIETIQSSAGEPVDISSRFGSSISTFVSRATFGKITEDHEEFLLTVKEAIEVADGFDLADAFPSLKPIHHITGLKAKLDKMHNKSDKILEKIMKENQAKEGTGEEKNENLVEVLLRFQHRGNLETPITNNNIKAVIWDIFSAGTDTSTKVLEWAMSEMMRNPRVREKAQDEIRKKFSFKETIDENNLGELRYLKAVIRETLRLHPPLPLLLPRECIESCRIAGYDIPIKTKVIVNAWAIGRDAEHWHDAESFVPERFLDTCIDFKGTDFEFIPFGAGRRMCPGLSFGIASVEFALAKILYHFDWELPPGMKPEEIDMDEAFGAVVGRKNNLHLIPIPYDNTFNP, encoded by the exons ATGGAAGTCCAATCTTCCTTGGcaatcatcatcttcttctcacTCTCATTGCTTTTGCTTGCAAAGAACTATAAGCAAAAGGGTCTCAGAAAAATGCCACCAGGGCCATGGAAGCTACCTATCATAGGGAACCTGCATCAACTAGCAGTAGCAGGTACACTTCCTCATCGTGCTCTGGGAAAACTAGCACAAAAATATGGACCCTTGATGCACCTACAACTAGGTGAGATTTCTGCAGTGATTGTATCATCCCCCAACACAGccaagaaaataatgaaaacacaTGATCTTGCTTTTGCACAGAGGCTGAAATTTCTTGCTTCTGATATTATGGGCTATGGATCGGCAGACATAGCTTTTGCTCCATATGGTGATTACTGGAGACAGATGAGGAAATTATGTACATTGGAGCTTTTGAGTGCAAAGAAGGTTCAGTCATTCTTCCATATTAGAGAAGAAGAGGTGGCCAAACTCATAGAAACAATTCAGTCATCTGCAGGTGAACCAGTTGATATTTCTAGTAGATTTGGCTCTTCCATAAGTACCTTTGTTTCTAGAGCaacatttggtaaaataacCGAAGATCATGAAGAATTTTTGTTGACTGTAAAGGAAGCAATAGAAGTTGCAGACGGCTTTGACCTTGCGGATGCGTTTCCTTCTCTCAAACCTATACATCACATAACCGGGTTGAAAGCCAAATTGGATAAGATGCATAACAAAAGTGACAAGATCTTAGAGAAGATCATGAAGGAAAATCAAGCTAAAGAAGGCACGggagaagaaaagaatgaaaatctaGTTGAAGTTCTTTTAAGATTCCAACATAGAGGCAACCTTGAGACCCCAATTACGAACAACAATATCAAAGCTGTGATTTGG GACATATTTTCTGCCGGGACGGATACTTCAACAAAAGTACTAGAGTGGGCTATGTCAGAAATGATGAGAAACCCAAGAGTAAGGGAGAAGGCACaagatgaaattagaaaaaagtttAGTTTTAAGGAAACAATAGATGAGAACAACCTGGGCGAACTTAGGTATTTGAAGGCAGTGATAAGAGAAACCTTGAGGTTACACCCACCTCTTCCTTTGTTGCTTCCGAGAGAGTGCATAGAATCATGCAGGATTGCTGGTTATGATATACCCATTAAGACGAAAGTGATAGTGAACGCATGGGCAATAGGAAGAGATGCTGAGCACTGGCATGATGCGGAAAGCTTTGTACCAGAAAGGTTCCTTGATACATGTATCGATTTCAAAGGAACAGACTTTGAGTTTATCCCTTTTGGGGCAGGAAGGAGAATGTGTCCGGGACTCTCATTCGGTATAGCCAGTGTTGAGTTTGCTCTAGCTAAAATACTGTATCACTTCGACTGGGAACTCCCACCAGGAATGAAACCAGAGGAGATTGACATGGATGAAGCATTCGGAGCTGTGGTTGGAAGGAAAAACAACCTGCACTTGATTCCCATTCCTTACGATAATACTTTTAATCCGTGA
- the LOC114179142 gene encoding protein NAR1 isoform X2, which translates to MSEKFSAALRIGDLNDFIAPSQACIVSLKGLKKNDKPEVSLANKQVKSEPVKISLKDCLACSGCVTSAETVMLEKQSLDEFLNNINSGKAVIVSLSPQSRASIAAHFGISPIQAFRKLTRFFKSLGVKAIFDTSCSRDLTLVESCVEFVTRYRQNQLVDDERSKSSLPMITSACPGWICYAEKQLGSFVLPYISSVKSPQQTVGVIIKNYVCQELGLRPEEVYHVTVMPCYDKKLEAARDDFVFQSESRVEGHENEINMISEVDSVLTTGEVLELIQSKEVDLRSLEESPLDKMLTNINEEGYLYGVRGSSGGYAETIFRYAAKTLFGRQMDDSLTFRNIRNSDFQEVTLEVEGKTVLKFALCYGFRNLQNIVRKLKTGKCDYHFLEIMACPSGCLNGGGQIKPVSGQSPKELSQLLESVYMENVLAASPFDNPIIKGLYDKWLEQPGSVKARRYMHTQYHPVEKSITSQLHNW; encoded by the exons ATGTCGGAGAAATTTTCGGCAGCGCTTCGGATTGGAGATCTCAACGATTTCATCGCTCCATCGCAGGCATGTATTGTTTCCCTCAAGGGATTGAAAAAGAACGATAAACCAGAG GTATCACTTGCTAACAAGCAGGTCAAGTCTGAACCTGTTAAAATTTCGCTCAAGGATTGTTTGGCATGCAG TGGATGCGTCACATCGGCAGAGACAGTTATGCTGGAGAAGCAAAGTTTGGATGAGTTTCTGAACAATATTAATTCAGGAAAGGCTGTGATTGTGTCTCTTTCTCCTCAGTCAAGGGCTTCTATTGCTGCTCATTTTGGCATTTCTCCAATTCAG GCTTTCAGAAAACTGACAAGATTTTTTAAGTCCTTGGGAGTGAAGGCAATTTTTGATACAAGCTGCAGTAGAGATTTGACCCTTGTCGAATCTTGTGTGGAGTTCGTCACAAGGTATAGACAGAATCAATTGGTTGATGATGAAAGGAGTAAATCAAGCCTACCTATGATTACATCAGCATGCCCAG GTTGGATATGCTATGCAGAAAAGCAACTTGGATCCTTTGTTCTTCCTTACATTTCATCAGTGAAGAGTCCACAGCAAACAGTTGGAGTTATCATAAAGAACTATGTTTGCCAAGAATTAGGACTCAG GCCAGAAGAAGTTTACCATGTCACCGTAATGCCTTGTTATGATAAAAAGCTTGAAGCTGCTAGGGATGACTTTGTTTTCCAATCTGAGTCCCGTGTTGAAGGGCATGAGAATGAAATTAATATGATTTCAGAGGTAGATTCAGTATTGACTACTGGAGAAGTTTTGGAATTGATTCAG TCAAAAGAAGTTGATTTGAGAAGCCTAGAAGAGTCTCCTCTGGACAAAAT GCTAACAAATATCAATGAAGAAGGATACCTTTATGGGGTCCGTGGAAGCTCTGGAGGTTATGCTGAAACAATTTTCCGATATGCTGCTAAAACACTTTTTGGAAGACAAATGGATGATTCTTTGACCTTTAGAAACATCAGGAATTCGGATTTTCAGGAAGTAACTCTGGAG GTTGAGGGAAAAACAGTGTTGAAATTTGCTCTGTGTTATGGTTTCCGGAACCTACAGAACATTGTACGAAAACTTAAAACTGGGAAATGTGATTATCATTTCCTAGAAATCATGGCATGCCCTTCAG GTTGCTTAAATGGGGGAGGTCAAATTAAACCAGTTTCAGGGCAGTCTCCCAAAGAACTGAGTCAGTTGTTAGAATCAGTTTACATGGAAAAT GTTTTGGCAGCATCACCATTTGACAATCCCATTATTAAAGGCTTATATGACAAGTGGCTTGAGCAGCCAGGTTCAGTGAAAGCTAGGAGATACATGCATACCCAATATCATCCTGTTGAAAAAAGCATTACTTCTCAGTTGCATAATTGGTGA
- the LOC114179142 gene encoding protein NAR1 isoform X1 — protein MSEKFSAALRIGDLNDFIAPSQACIVSLKGLKKNDKPEVSLANKQVKSEPVKISLKDCLACSGCVTSAETVMLEKQSLDEFLNNINSGKAVIVSLSPQSRASIAAHFGISPIQAFRKLTRFFKSLGVKAIFDTSCSRDLTLVESCVEFVTRYRQNQLVDDERSKSSLPMITSACPGWICYAEKQLGSFVLPYISSVKSPQQTVGVIIKNYVCQELGLSRPEEVYHVTVMPCYDKKLEAARDDFVFQSESRVEGHENEINMISEVDSVLTTGEVLELIQSKEVDLRSLEESPLDKMLTNINEEGYLYGVRGSSGGYAETIFRYAAKTLFGRQMDDSLTFRNIRNSDFQEVTLEVEGKTVLKFALCYGFRNLQNIVRKLKTGKCDYHFLEIMACPSGCLNGGGQIKPVSGQSPKELSQLLESVYMENVLAASPFDNPIIKGLYDKWLEQPGSVKARRYMHTQYHPVEKSITSQLHNW, from the exons ATGTCGGAGAAATTTTCGGCAGCGCTTCGGATTGGAGATCTCAACGATTTCATCGCTCCATCGCAGGCATGTATTGTTTCCCTCAAGGGATTGAAAAAGAACGATAAACCAGAG GTATCACTTGCTAACAAGCAGGTCAAGTCTGAACCTGTTAAAATTTCGCTCAAGGATTGTTTGGCATGCAG TGGATGCGTCACATCGGCAGAGACAGTTATGCTGGAGAAGCAAAGTTTGGATGAGTTTCTGAACAATATTAATTCAGGAAAGGCTGTGATTGTGTCTCTTTCTCCTCAGTCAAGGGCTTCTATTGCTGCTCATTTTGGCATTTCTCCAATTCAG GCTTTCAGAAAACTGACAAGATTTTTTAAGTCCTTGGGAGTGAAGGCAATTTTTGATACAAGCTGCAGTAGAGATTTGACCCTTGTCGAATCTTGTGTGGAGTTCGTCACAAGGTATAGACAGAATCAATTGGTTGATGATGAAAGGAGTAAATCAAGCCTACCTATGATTACATCAGCATGCCCAG GTTGGATATGCTATGCAGAAAAGCAACTTGGATCCTTTGTTCTTCCTTACATTTCATCAGTGAAGAGTCCACAGCAAACAGTTGGAGTTATCATAAAGAACTATGTTTGCCAAGAATTAGGACTCAG CAGGCCAGAAGAAGTTTACCATGTCACCGTAATGCCTTGTTATGATAAAAAGCTTGAAGCTGCTAGGGATGACTTTGTTTTCCAATCTGAGTCCCGTGTTGAAGGGCATGAGAATGAAATTAATATGATTTCAGAGGTAGATTCAGTATTGACTACTGGAGAAGTTTTGGAATTGATTCAG TCAAAAGAAGTTGATTTGAGAAGCCTAGAAGAGTCTCCTCTGGACAAAAT GCTAACAAATATCAATGAAGAAGGATACCTTTATGGGGTCCGTGGAAGCTCTGGAGGTTATGCTGAAACAATTTTCCGATATGCTGCTAAAACACTTTTTGGAAGACAAATGGATGATTCTTTGACCTTTAGAAACATCAGGAATTCGGATTTTCAGGAAGTAACTCTGGAG GTTGAGGGAAAAACAGTGTTGAAATTTGCTCTGTGTTATGGTTTCCGGAACCTACAGAACATTGTACGAAAACTTAAAACTGGGAAATGTGATTATCATTTCCTAGAAATCATGGCATGCCCTTCAG GTTGCTTAAATGGGGGAGGTCAAATTAAACCAGTTTCAGGGCAGTCTCCCAAAGAACTGAGTCAGTTGTTAGAATCAGTTTACATGGAAAAT GTTTTGGCAGCATCACCATTTGACAATCCCATTATTAAAGGCTTATATGACAAGTGGCTTGAGCAGCCAGGTTCAGTGAAAGCTAGGAGATACATGCATACCCAATATCATCCTGTTGAAAAAAGCATTACTTCTCAGTTGCATAATTGGTGA
- the LOC114175622 gene encoding CASP-like protein 2B1 produces the protein MSYLGLGVSPGTVPVYHGTKLKVLDRKVRIAEMVLRGVSLGLGVLAIVLVVTDSQVKEFFSFQKKAKFTDMKALVFLVIANGITVGYSLIQGLRCVVSMVRGHVLFSKPLAWLIFSGDQVMAYVTVAAVAAALQSGMIGKAGQAELQWMKVCNMYGKFCNQMGEGIGCSLVVSISMVVLSCISAFSLFRLYGTNKNKHSGW, from the exons ATGAGTTATTTGGGTTTGGGTGTTAGTCCTGGTACTGTTCCAGTGTACCATGGAACAAAACTCAAAGTGTTGGATaggaaggtgaggattgcagAGATGGTGCTAAGGGGTGTGAGCCTTGGTCTAGGAGTTCTTGCCATTGTTCTTGTGGTCACTGATTCCCAAGTCAAAGAGTTTTTCTCCTTTCAGAAGAAAGCTAAATTTACAGACATGAAGGCTTTGGT GTTCTTGGTAATTGCCAATGGAATAACTGTTGGGTACTCCTTAATCCAAGGATTGCGCTGTGTTGTGAGTATGGTTAGAGGACATGTACTCTTCAGCAAACCCTTAGCTTGGCTCATTTTCTCTGGTGATCAG GTGATGGCTTATGTGACAGTGGCTGCAGTGGCGGCGGCACTGCAATCTGGCATGATTGGAAAGGCAGGGCAAGCAGAACTTCAGTGGATGAAAGTGTGCAACATGTATGGCAAATTCTGCAACCAAATGGGAGAAGGGATAGGATGTTCTTTAGTGGTTAGCATTAGCATGGTGGTCCTCTCTTGTATTTCTGCTTTTAGTCTCTTCCGTTTGTATGGCaccaacaaaaacaaacatTCAGGTTGGTAG
- the LOC114179786 gene encoding PLASMODESMATA CALLOSE-BINDING PROTEIN 5-like: MNSPMLKISIAMLFLTLSFQAYGQFEEWCIADEQTPDEELQRAIDWACENGGADCSKIKVNQPCYLPNTLKNHASYVFNSYYQRFKHKGGSCYFNSAAITTDLDPSHGSCKYELLP, translated from the exons ATGAATTCTCCAATGCTCAAAATTTCAATAGCTATGCTGTTTTTGACTCTATCTTTTCAAGCATATG GACAGTTTGAGGAATGGTGCATAGCAGATGAACAGACCCCAGATGAGGAGTTACAAAGGGCCATTGATTGGGCTTGTGAAAATGGTGGAGCAGATTGCAGCAAGATAAAAGTGAACCAACCCTGTTACCTTCCAAATACCTTGAAGAACCATGCCTCCTATGTCTTCAACAGTTACTATCAGAGGTTCAAGCACAAAGGAGGTTCTTGCTATTTCAATTCTGCTGCAATCACCACTGATCTTGACCCAA GTCATGGCTCATGCAAGTATGAATTGCTTCCTTGA
- the LOC114175579 gene encoding uncharacterized protein LOC114175579, translating to MRRKIHEPSAVRSSIVLLQERFRQLQKVKEMRKKRELLKMFTVEPKHFNSNPTTRQFFHPELMNPSGSLSLWPSSQCMVEYNKSTIENPVSMDSTHTQSLQPSCKNLYDWDSGSDSGVDTSLHL from the coding sequence ATGAGAAGGAAGATCCATGAACCCAGTGCAGTTCGCTCCTCCATTGTTCTGCTACAAGAGAGATTCAGACAGTTGCAGAAAGTGAAAGAAATGAGGAAGAAGAGAGAGTTGCTGAAAATGTTCACTGTAGAGCCTAAACACTTCAATTCCAACCCCACCACGAGACAGTTTTTCCACCCTGAACTGATGAACCCGTCAGGGTCACTTTCTCTATGGCCATCTTCACAGTGCATGGTAGAGTACAACAAAAGCACTATTGAGAACCCAGTCTCCATGGATTCTACACATACACAGTCCCTTCAGCCTTCATGTAAGAACCTCTATGATTGGGATTCGGGCTCTGACTCTGGTGTTGATACCTCTCTTCACCTGTAa
- the LOC114176855 gene encoding scarecrow-like protein 13, translating into MQTSQKHPGSGGVHFYHHQPVKGIYQVLQSDSSSQGTSVSFESCKEQYFTLESCPAPTTGFMECDDSPSYASVSSKSSPFSPQGSHSCGSDHHQSSDNTYGSPISGLSSVDDGHELKHKLRELEISLLGPDESDIEDSFGCCVRGSSSRLDGASKQNWEQIAENIPRFDLKGVLRVCAQAVSDDDVGTARGWMDNVLGKMVSVSGDPIQRLGAYLLEGLRARLESSGNLIYKSLKCEQPTSKELMSYMHILYQICPYWRFAYISANAVITEAMANESRIHIIDFQVAQGTQWYLLIQALAQRPGGPPSLRVTGVDDSQSFHARGGGLEIVGERLSEFARSCGVPFEFHSAAMSGCEVVRGSVEIRPGEALAVNFPFVLHHMADESVSTENHRDRLLRLVKSLSPKVVTLVEQESNTNTSPFFYRFVETLDYYTAMFESIDVACPRDDQKRISAEQHCLARDIVNMIACEGSERVERHELLGKWRSRLSMAGFKQCQLSSSVMVATQNLLNEFSQNYRLEHKDDALYLGWMNRHMATSSAWR; encoded by the coding sequence ATGCAAACGTCTCAGAAGCACCCAGGTTCGGGTGGTGTACACTTCTATCACCACCAGCCGGTGAAAGGCATTTACCAAGTGTTGCAGAGCGATAGCAGCAGCCAGGGAACAAGCGTTTCTTTTGAAAGCTGCAAGGAGCAATACTTCACTCTGGAATCATGCCCCGCACCCACCACAGGTTTCATGGAGTGTGATGATTCTCCTTCCTATGCCAGTGTATCATCTAAAAGTAGTCCATTTTCACCACAAGGTTCTCATTCATGCGGTTCAGATCACCACCAATCCTCTGACAACACCTACGGATCGCCGATAAGCGGTTTGTCCAGCGTTGACGATGGGCATGAACTGAAGCACAAACTTAGAGAACTGGAGATTTCATTGTTGGGGCCCGACGAATCCGACATCGAAGACAGTTTTGGCTGCTGCGTCAGGGGTAGCAGTAGCAGACTCGACGGAGCATCTAAACAAAACTGGGAGCAGATTGCTGAAAATATTCCACGATTCGACCTGAAAGGAGTTCTCAGGGTATGTGCACAGGCGGTGTCTGACGATGATGTTGGAACAGCAAGAGGGTGGATGGATAACGTATTGGGGAAAATGGTATCAGTCTCTGGAGATCCGATTCAGAGATTGGGTGCTTACTTGCTGGAGGGGCTTAGAGCGAGGTTGGAATCATCAGGGAATCTCATCTACAAATCCTTGAAGTGCGAACAACCAACAAGCAAAgaattgatgagttacatgcaCATTTTGTACCAGATTTGCCCATACTGGAGGTTTGCATACATATCTGCAAATGCTGTCATTACAGAAGCCATGGCTAACGAGTCCAGGATTCATATAATAGATTTCCAAGTAGCGCAGGGCACACAGTGGTATTTACTCATCCAGGCTCTTGCACAAAGACCTGGGGGACCCCCTTCCCTTCGCGTGACCGGTGTTGATGATTCGCAGTCGTTTCATGCTCGAGGTGGAGGGCTTGAGATTGTAGGAGAAAGGTTGTCAGAATTTGCGAGGTCTTGTGGAGTTCCGTTTGAATTTCACAGTGCTGCTATGTCTGGGTGTGAGGTTGTGCGAGGGAGTGTTGAAATTCGACCCGGGGAAGCCCTGGCTGTAAATTTTCCTTTCGTTTTGCACCACATGGCAGATGAGAGTGTGAGCACCGAGAATCACAGAGACAGATTGTTGAGGTTGGTGAAGAGCTTGTCTCCCAAGGTTGTCACCCTTGTCGAGCAAGAATCCAACACCAACACATCTCCTTTCTTTTACAGGTTTGTTGAGACGCTGGATTACTACACTGCCATGTTTGAATCCATAGATGTGGCTTGCCCCAGAGACGATCAGAAGCGCATCAGCGCAGAGCAGCATTGTTTGGCGCGAGACATCGTCAACATGATAGCTTGTGAAGGGTCTGAGAGAGTGGAAAGGCATGAACTTTTGGGAAAGTGGAGGTCAAGACTTTCCATGGCAGGATTTAAACAGTGCCAATTGAGCTCTTCTGTCATGGTTGCTACCCAGAATCTCCTAAACGAATTCAGTCAAAATTATAGGCTTGAACATAAAGATGATGCCCTTTATCTTGGTTGGATGAACAGACACATGGCTACCTCTTCTGCTTGGAGATGA